A single window of Chloracidobacterium thermophilum B DNA harbors:
- the uvrA gene encoding excinuclease ABC subunit UvrA: protein MKPLEIINAREHNLKNLILTIPPQSLTVLTGVSGSGKSSLAFDTIYAESQRRYIESFSAYARQFLARLERPAVDAIRGLSPSISIEQKTTHQNPRSTVGTVTEVYDYLRLLYAAIGKPHCPTCRLPIQRQSPETMVEWVLSQPPGTRLMVLAPLARQRKGAFRKELEFALKRGFPRVRIDGEVRTLDEEEVRLDQRKAHDIEVVVDRLIVKSNLTERLRNAIGVAVGLSQGTVLIALDGQGETLFSVHLACPACGFSLPPLEPRSFSFNSRLGACPTCDGLGGIIDTSPGAKLQHFTGLRVCPDCQGARLRPEARAVTVNGQPLEALTRWPLTEVATWARELSLSAREVQVAAGIVAEIQSRLTFLVEVGLGYLTLDRPTATLSGGEIQRVRLATQLGTPLRGVLYILDEPSIGLHPRDNQRLIHTLKRLRDAGNTVIVVEHDEETIAQADWVIDLGPGAGAQGGHLVAAGPPASIRQCPDSLTGQYLSGVRQVVVPRTPRPPAQGYVTVVGATHHNLQEVTARFPVGCLTVVTGVSGAGKSSLVLDVLYRALVHRSGSGVPPGAHRAIEGAGVFDKVIEIDQLPIGRTPRSNPATYTGVFTAIRELYASLPEARARGYRPGRFSFNVPGGRCEACEGDGVKRIEMAFLPDVYVPCEVCQGRRYNRETLEVRYEGRDIAQTLDLTVAEAAGIFAAFPSVAHKLRTLVEVGLGYLTLGQPATTLSGGEAQRLKLACELARRATGRTLYILDEPTTGLHFEDVRRLLEVLQALVDRGNTVIVIEHHTDVMWAADWIVDLGPEGGTGGGRLVGEGPPSRIATLDTPTGRALAQRLAASDW, encoded by the coding sequence ATGAAACCACTGGAAATCATCAATGCGCGTGAACACAACCTGAAAAACCTTATCCTTACCATCCCACCACAGAGCCTGACGGTGTTGACTGGTGTCAGTGGGTCGGGCAAGTCCTCTCTGGCGTTTGATACGATCTACGCGGAAAGTCAGCGGCGGTACATCGAATCCTTCTCAGCCTATGCCCGGCAGTTTCTGGCGCGGCTTGAACGTCCGGCAGTGGATGCCATTCGCGGTCTCAGCCCGTCCATCAGCATCGAGCAAAAGACGACGCACCAGAATCCGCGTTCGACGGTGGGCACCGTCACTGAAGTGTATGACTACCTGCGGCTGCTTTATGCAGCGATTGGGAAACCGCACTGCCCAACCTGCCGTCTGCCTATCCAGCGGCAGTCGCCCGAAACCATGGTCGAGTGGGTACTGTCCCAGCCGCCGGGTACCCGCCTGATGGTGCTGGCACCCCTGGCGCGCCAGCGCAAAGGGGCCTTCCGAAAAGAGCTGGAGTTTGCCCTCAAACGGGGTTTCCCACGGGTGCGGATTGATGGTGAAGTACGCACGCTCGATGAAGAGGAGGTCCGTCTGGATCAAAGAAAAGCCCACGACATCGAGGTTGTTGTGGACCGGCTTATCGTCAAGTCAAACCTGACGGAGCGGTTGCGCAATGCCATCGGAGTGGCGGTTGGGCTGTCCCAAGGCACCGTACTCATTGCCCTTGATGGACAGGGTGAAACACTGTTTTCGGTACACTTGGCTTGCCCGGCCTGTGGTTTCAGTCTGCCGCCGCTGGAGCCGCGCTCGTTTTCTTTCAACAGCCGGCTTGGCGCCTGCCCGACCTGTGACGGTCTGGGAGGGATCATAGACACCAGCCCGGGGGCTAAGCTCCAGCATTTTACCGGGCTGCGAGTCTGCCCGGACTGTCAGGGGGCGCGGTTGCGGCCGGAGGCGCGGGCTGTCACAGTCAACGGGCAGCCACTTGAGGCTTTGACGCGGTGGCCACTCACGGAGGTGGCCACCTGGGCGCGCGAACTGTCCCTGTCTGCTCGGGAGGTGCAGGTCGCCGCCGGGATTGTGGCGGAAATTCAGTCGCGGCTTACTTTTCTCGTTGAAGTTGGCCTGGGGTACCTCACGCTGGACCGCCCGACGGCAACGCTGTCGGGCGGAGAAATCCAGCGGGTTCGCCTGGCGACCCAACTGGGAACTCCTCTGCGGGGCGTGCTCTACATTCTCGATGAGCCGAGCATTGGTCTGCATCCCCGGGACAACCAGCGTCTGATTCACACGCTGAAACGTCTGCGGGATGCCGGCAACACCGTCATTGTGGTTGAGCATGATGAAGAAACCATTGCTCAGGCGGACTGGGTCATTGACTTGGGTCCCGGTGCTGGAGCCCAGGGTGGGCATCTGGTGGCGGCCGGTCCGCCAGCATCCATCCGGCAGTGCCCGGATTCGCTGACGGGACAGTACCTGTCCGGGGTGCGCCAGGTTGTCGTGCCGCGCACGCCGCGCCCACCGGCCCAAGGTTATGTTACGGTCGTTGGCGCAACGCATCACAACCTCCAGGAGGTCACAGCCCGGTTTCCAGTTGGGTGCCTGACCGTTGTTACAGGGGTGAGCGGAGCAGGCAAGTCATCCCTTGTCCTCGATGTGCTGTACCGCGCGCTGGTCCACCGGTCGGGTTCGGGCGTACCGCCTGGTGCCCATCGGGCGATTGAAGGTGCCGGGGTGTTTGACAAGGTCATTGAGATTGACCAGTTGCCGATTGGCCGTACGCCCCGCTCCAACCCGGCCACCTACACGGGTGTGTTCACCGCCATCCGGGAGCTCTACGCGAGTCTGCCGGAGGCCAGGGCGCGGGGGTACCGTCCCGGGCGGTTTTCGTTCAATGTGCCGGGCGGACGCTGTGAAGCCTGTGAAGGGGATGGCGTCAAGCGGATTGAGATGGCATTTCTGCCCGATGTGTATGTGCCATGTGAGGTCTGCCAGGGACGGCGCTACAACCGGGAGACGCTGGAGGTCAGGTATGAGGGACGGGACATTGCTCAGACGCTTGATCTGACGGTAGCGGAGGCAGCCGGGATTTTTGCGGCCTTTCCGTCGGTGGCGCACAAGCTGCGTACCCTTGTCGAGGTGGGCTTGGGCTACCTGACCTTGGGGCAACCGGCCACAACCCTGTCCGGTGGGGAAGCCCAGCGTCTGAAGCTTGCCTGCGAACTGGCGCGCCGGGCAACCGGACGCACGCTCTACATTCTGGATGAGCCGACGACGGGGTTACACTTCGAGGATGTCCGCCGGTTGCTCGAAGTCCTGCAGGCGCTGGTGGACCGGGGAAACACGGTCATTGTCATCGAGCACCACACCGATGTGATGTGGGCTGCGGACTGGATTGTGGATTTGGGGCCAGAAGGCGGTACCGGCGGCGGGCGGTTGGTAGGCGAGGGCCCACCATCCCGGATTGCCACTCTGGATACCCCCACCGGACGTGCCTTGGCGC
- a CDS encoding PEGA domain-containing protein, producing MKAQPKTPFLTPLPPRPLPPPKKPLPSRRAITRWLYGLSGILVIISAGAALFYFSKPTVIVLTNATGATVYLDGEPRGTTNQLNRFSLTGVSPGKHAIRLTHPEYLDTEQVITVEYGFLATKVNLPLRPARFTLTIQTEPQTTVRLDGIQVGETDPQTGVLAIQNVRVGTHQLSLQRAGYLPFASPVDMPESDHQVTFPLHLDLNGYWKGTWQEAATGKAGEFILSLGQTGTTLSGLWEEPGPAPTKPPRSFPVLGRLLDQQRLTLERKDETGRTLTFEGQVSATGRDLLGTWQDGKRTGHWTGSRSDTKPTFSPLPGVPPLPTAVEPGPRLTMPADGLPTLSPAPPGSALTESSDPSPLSRAQSLYEQRRYDEALAQCDAILKQDPKNNAARDLKRRIQKSLDILKAPPVDNETPSP from the coding sequence ATGAAAGCCCAGCCTAAAACACCCTTTCTGACCCCGCTGCCACCGCGCCCCCTGCCACCCCCAAAAAAACCGCTGCCCAGCCGCCGGGCCATCACCCGGTGGCTCTACGGACTCAGTGGCATCCTCGTCATCATCAGTGCCGGCGCCGCGCTGTTCTACTTCTCCAAGCCCACTGTCATCGTCCTGACCAACGCCACCGGTGCCACGGTCTATCTCGACGGCGAACCACGCGGTACGACCAACCAACTCAACCGCTTTTCCCTGACCGGCGTCTCCCCCGGCAAGCATGCCATCCGCCTCACCCACCCTGAATACCTCGATACCGAGCAGGTCATCACCGTCGAGTATGGCTTCCTCGCCACCAAGGTTAACCTGCCCCTGCGCCCCGCCAGGTTCACGCTCACTATTCAGACCGAACCTCAGACAACAGTCCGACTCGACGGTATCCAAGTCGGAGAAACTGATCCCCAAACCGGAGTGCTCGCCATCCAAAACGTCCGGGTTGGAACCCACCAGCTTTCCCTGCAGCGGGCCGGCTACCTTCCCTTTGCCAGCCCGGTTGACATGCCGGAAAGCGACCACCAGGTCACCTTCCCACTCCACCTCGACCTCAACGGCTACTGGAAAGGCACCTGGCAGGAAGCGGCCACCGGCAAGGCCGGCGAGTTTATCCTCAGCCTTGGCCAGACCGGCACCACCCTTTCGGGCCTCTGGGAAGAGCCAGGCCCTGCGCCAACCAAGCCTCCACGGTCATTTCCCGTTCTGGGCCGCCTCCTCGACCAGCAGCGCCTGACGCTCGAACGCAAAGACGAAACCGGACGCACCCTCACCTTTGAAGGACAGGTCTCCGCCACCGGACGCGACCTCCTCGGCACCTGGCAGGACGGCAAACGCACCGGTCACTGGACCGGCAGCCGCTCTGACACCAAACCCACCTTCAGCCCCCTTCCCGGCGTCCCGCCACTCCCCACCGCCGTTGAGCCGGGACCACGCCTGACCATGCCGGCTGACGGACTGCCCACCCTTTCCCCGGCACCGCCGGGCTCTGCCCTCACGGAGAGCAGTGATCCCTCCCCGCTCAGCCGTGCCCAGTCCCTCTATGAACAGCGGCGCTACGACGAGGCCCTCGCCCAGTGCGATGCCATCCTCAAACAGGACCCCAAGAACAACGCCGCCCGCGACCTCAAGCGTCGTATCCAGAAGTCACTCGATATTCTCAAGGCGCCACCTGTTGACAATGAAACCCCATCGCCATAA